A genomic stretch from Chiloscyllium punctatum isolate Juve2018m chromosome 40, sChiPun1.3, whole genome shotgun sequence includes:
- the cox19 gene encoding cytochrome c oxidase assembly protein COX19: MSTAMNFSSKSFNPRPPDKGSFPLDHLGECKEFKDKFMNCLRESKFDNSLCRQQSKEYLECRMERQLMTKEPLEKLGFKDLIDSNASEKQRQMKT, encoded by the exons ATGTCGACGGCGATGAATTTTAGCTCCAAGAGCTTCAACCCCCGGCCCCCGGATAAGGGCTCCTTCCCCCTGGACCACCTGG GTGAATGTAAAGAATTCAAAGACAAATTTATGAATTGCCTTCGAGAGAGCAAGTTTGACAATTCTCTGTGCAGACAGCAATCAAAGGAATACTTGGAGTGTAGAATGGAAAG GCAGCTGATGACAAAAGAACCACTGGAGAAGTTGGGATTTAAAGATCTCATCGACAGTAATGCATCAGAAAAACAGCGGCAGATGAAAACCTAA